The uncultured Carboxylicivirga sp. genomic interval ATTCACCACCGGCCCACCAAACTTTTCTAGTAAATACATATGAGCCATTTCCATATGCATCAGCTACATTAGGGTTGGTTGTTACATCAGAAGATCCATATGTAAAGCACTCTGGGAAACCAACAGTGTTATTGTTTTCATTTTCAAGTTTAATAGCGTTGTTTCCCATTGCGGCTAATCGACGAATGTCACTATATGCTTCTAAAGCTTCTTCTTCGAAGAAAGCGAGGTATTTTTGTACCATTATTTCTTCCAATCCATTAGCTGTAAAACGACCTTCAACTACTTCTTCCAAATATGAATTTATATCATCTTTATCAACTGCAATATTTACTTTGTTCATAGCAGCTGTAATACCACTTTTTAGAGCGCTTAAAGCGTCACTATTACGAGTTAATCTATAAGATGCCTCGGCTTTGATAAATTCTATCTCATGATAGCTAAGTACATAAGTAGGTGCTGTAATATTACTAATGGCAGATACTGCATAAACTCCTTGAGCTTGCTCTGGATTGCCATTGGGAGCTAGTAAAAATTCGCCTGCATCAGGGTGTGTTTTATAAACTATATTGGTTCTTGGATCATTTCTTTCCTGCAGTTTTGAATAAAAGCTTTCGCTGGCACCATGGTTATCTCTATTCAAAAACATTTGATAGAAAGGACTCATGGTTGTTGATCCGTTATAAACTAATTTACACTCATCACTAGCCGAGGTGAATGATCTTTCAGCATAGGCTAATACATTTGCATAATCTGGATTTTTTAGTGATAAACGAAGAGTGTATCTTGCTTTTAATCCATAAGCAAATTTAATCCAACTTTCAACATCTCCACCGTAGAAAAGATCTTGTGTGCCTAATAGAGGGAAATCACTGTCTTTCTCTAAGTTTTCAATTGCCAGATCTAAC includes:
- a CDS encoding SusD/RagB family nutrient-binding outer membrane lipoprotein, with product MKTRNIFLSFLTGLTILITSCSDGVMDKINENVNNPEDMESRLILTDAMIKTAFSIVGSELAFYATIYTEHTVGIWNQFYSAERRGGEVTSSATYNNSWSTIYNNLYNLKGVITRCSVGGKEEGNYQNLGIAQILTAHNLATLTDLWGDVPWTEACQPGIIFTPKLDKQEAIYSDVMSLLDLAIENLEKDSDFPLLGTQDLFYGGDVESWIKFAYGLKARYTLRLSLKNPDYANVLAYAERSFTSASDECKLVYNGSTTMSPFYQMFLNRDNHGASESFYSKLQERNDPRTNIVYKTHPDAGEFLLAPNGNPEQAQGVYAVSAISNITAPTYVLSYHEIEFIKAEASYRLTRNSDALSALKSGITAAMNKVNIAVDKDDINSYLEEVVEGRFTANGLEEIMVQKYLAFFEEEALEAYSDIRRLAAMGNNAIKLENENNNTVGFPECFTYGSSDVTTNPNVADAYGNGSYVFTRKVWWAGGE